Proteins found in one Vagococcus carniphilus genomic segment:
- a CDS encoding DUF2933 domain-containing protein, whose product MMSGWLLLLLICPLMMIFMMKGMHGTHENSHSISKTDFDELKKQNEQLSQELSEIKSKLK is encoded by the coding sequence ATGATGTCAGGTTGGTTGCTATTATTATTAATTTGCCCATTAATGATGATTTTTATGATGAAAGGAATGCACGGAACACATGAGAATAGTCATTCTATTAGCAAAACTGATTTCGATGAATTAAAAAAACAAAATGAGCAGCTCAGTCAGGAATTAAGTGAGATAAAATCTAAATTAAAATAA